The Drosophila sulfurigaster albostrigata strain 15112-1811.04 chromosome 3, ASM2355843v2, whole genome shotgun sequence genomic sequence TATATTCGCGAAACATTTAAACAGAATATTTCTTagaaacattattttaaagaatacatttatataattgtttgagattaattgaattcataaCAGAATTTAATGTCTTGAtagagaaatgaaaaatgcacttcatggtatattttgaatgtagtattgtatcaatataccaaatatagcctttggtatatatagaatatatagtatatattttagtattttatcgGTATCGagccgagcacactcgattgtaactttcttacttgtttcctCTTATAATTATAGTATAGCAAACAAGTAATTACACATTTTGTGGGTTAGCATTCTCAAAATCTTCTTAAATAGAATTCaagctaaatatatttattcatctTTCAAGTTTCCAAATATATAGTTTAATACTAtccaagaaaataaaaatattcttaactTTTTTACTCTGGTGTTTAATATTGAATGTTTTTATCAATATCTttcaaagtaaaatttaagCTGAcgagattttttttaaagagtaatatacatttttcattaaaatatatatcaaagtCACagaaattattcttaaaacagaaaataatgaacttaagtatatattctctatattaacatttaatatccaagttaaatatgaaatttcgCCTCTATAAGTACAAATTCAACTCTGTCTCATTGAAGACTCGTCAACTAGCTAATTTGCAATCGAAAATCCAGCGCACAACGTGCACAAATTGATGTACTCAAAAGGATATTGAAAGTTTTCGGCAATGGAATTTCCTTTTTAGTAGCAGACGCAACATTTTTGCGTAAACTGGCATGATATAAATCCCATTTATGATCCATAATCTCACATAATGCGCACCCTGCACGAGGGAAACATGATATGCCAAGGCAGAGAGAGGCCAGGCCATGAGGCCAAAGGCAGGCTTTTGCTGTCTGCCGACGAGTCGACGACTCTATATAAAAAGGGGAGCTTTAATCAAAATCCGTTGTTATTTTCTGACTCGCTGCATTCCTGATCCTTTGATGCgagtgaatgactgactgcctgacgCTCTAAGGCCGTCGTAGTCTGGCCAGGACTCCACTGAGTCGTGTGTCTAGGTCGAGGGTGCGTCGtcttctgctgctgtggcttgtggcagctgcagccacatgggcaaattgaaatgtttgaaTGCCGACGCTGATACATTCTATGTGTATGGGTGGATTTAGCCTTGTGGGCAATGGGATTTTAATCACACGACTTATGGCACTCAAGATGTGAACTGACAGACGCCCCCAGAAGCAACAATGAAGGGTTCGCCAGAGCATTTAGCGAAGGGGGAACTTCGACAGCttcctgctgcttctgttgttgtttgcactGAAAgcattttgtgatttttcgtGGGATTTTCAATGCCCAGCAAGTCGCAATTAGCTGCAATAAATGAGCAATTTAAGACACACTCGAAACAAGAAGATTTCGCTGCTTACATGGACTTCAGTCTATTGATTTTGCTgacccccaaaaaaaagtgtaaaaataaaacaatgtcTGCCCTTGAACGTATGTACTTCCGGCCTTGTATTGAACGCCAGCGAAGCATATGAAAAAAAAGGGGGCCAAcgactgttgcttttgtttcagctacgaaatatttttaatataaaacaaaaaacaagagaaCGCAGCTGCCAGGCACATCTGCTGTCAGCTTAAAGGACTCCGGTTGACAGTCAAGACAGCCATGGCGAAAATGGAAAAGCGACAGGCATTTTCAGCTACATTAAACTCACGAATTTTCTCTCATTTCTCACTCACTCAGGTCATCCGCACTTCTTCAATCAGCTGTCGTGCGGATTGGATCTGGTCTCCATGGCTGGCGAATGGTTGACAGCCACTGCGAATACGAACATGTTCACATACGAGATCGCTCCGGTCTTTATCCTTATGGAGAACGTGGTGCTGACCAAGATGCGTGAGATTATCGGCTGGTCAGGAGGTGACTCGATCCTCGCTCCTGGTGGCTCCATCTCCAATCTCTATGCCTTCTTGGCCGCTCGCCACAAGATGTTCCCCAACTACAAGGAACACGGTTCCGTGGGTCTGCCCGGCACTTTGGTCATGTTCACATCGGATCAGTGTCATTATTCGATTAAATCTTGCGCCGCTGTCTGCGGTCTCGGCACCGATCACTGCATCGTGGTGCCATCCGATGAGCATGGCAAAATGATCACCTCCGAGCTGGAGCGTCTTATTCTGGAGCGCAAGGCCAAGGGCGACATTCCCTTCTTCGTCAATGCCACCGCAGGAACAACTGTCCTGGGAGCCTTTGATGACATCAACACGATTGCTGACATTTGCCAGAAGTACAACTGCTGGATGCACATCGATGTGAGTAATCACCTGAGAGGGAGTCACTTATTAAATGTTCTAATCAATTATTCCCGATTCCTTTCTTTGCAGGCTGCTTGGGGCGGTGGCTTGCTCATGTCGCGAAAACATCGTCATCCCAGATTGACTGGCGTAGAACGGtaagttcaattttattatctacttttatatttttaaggggcaacattaaaatatattattaaatttaaaagaaaaagttcAAGTATAAATAAGTTCTTTATCGTATAAATTATGTGTCACATGTTTTTAATGATTGTATCGTAATGGGAAATGAAgcacagaaaatatatatcgCGTAGAAGATATATCGagtatgatatatatatttagtatgggatatatataaagtatgaGATACATATCGAGTATGAAATCTCGAGTATgagatatattttatgtgcCTTATTTCTCTTTACAGTGACACAATCATTTACAACTTATGATACATAATTTATGTGGTAAACAATGTAGTTAGCATTTCATTGAAgtttttgtgtattatttatgttatcaTTAATAAAACTTTCTATAATGAAAGGAATAGACGTACCAAATTAAATGCGATTTAATGAATGAGACTATTTTCTTCACATAACTTAGATTTGAGTGTATCTTTATGATTCTGACTCTCGTCAAATCCTAATCACAAAAGCAAGTCCAAAATGTtctattgttttaattatattatattattcgctaaaatgtttttgaatGAACAGAAAGGCACCTTTTAGTGTTAGAAGCatattctttttcattttgggtATCAATTTTCCCAATTTTGTTGAGAAATGTGTTTactccaaaaatatacttaaagaGCTTGCTCagacaaatgaatgaattcatTTCGTAAAGTAAATTTCGAATGTATTTGACTAGaatgaattttaaagaaagtataaaatttgttgGTTTAATGGTTTGTTGATAAAAgatatcattaaaaaaaaacaattttttattaaattaatatataaaattaacgaaaaatatttaaaattagaataatatatttattgtaaaagtaatcaaaagcatttttttatttattttatttaaaattgtgtttcCTGACTATAAAGTCAAGTTAAAGTGCAAATTTCAATACATTTCAATCATTTTGATACTTAAATTCTATTCAAATACAACTTAAGCCAGACAATCAATATTATCAAGTGAATCTTTAAGTTATTTGTGTTGTTATGTCTCACTctgcagctcagctcagctcattCATCATGTTGTTTGGCCCTTTTTAGCCAGTTTTGCCCTCATATGCGGcagtcaaaacaaaaaattgaaatctcTTGTTGTGCAAATTCAAATCTAAATGCTCCCAAATGGCCCGCATGACGCTGAACAGAATGCACTGCTCTCgctcacactctctctttctctctcactctctgaaCCCTCAACGACATATGGGAAAAATCTCAATTTGTCATTTAGTGCCTCCATCAGGTGTTCAGAGCTTATAGGGATTACAAGGCCCAAAGCCGAGTGCATTTTCGTTTACgtaaaagacaaacaaatgaacaaaGTGGATTTTCAACCCGCACTCCCTTTTGCTACCCTTCTCCGACTCTCCGACTCTCTGACTTTCCATCTGCCACcctgcaacaaaaaaaggaatgGTGAGCATTACTTACACAACAATTACGCCAAACAATAGCTGGAGGGCATTCGAAGTTGCTTTTGCTCGAGATGTTGCACTGCaaggaatttttaattttaaagttaaaacgTGAGAAGGAAGAAGGGAGTCTGTAAGTGCACTTTAGCTGCCGCCTCTGTAACCCCAAATCCTTGCAGAGCTTAGGCAAATGTCGCTGTTGCAGCTGTCGTCTCCTTTGTATTGACAGCTTGCGGTCAAGGGAATGGCACATAAGCAGTTTCAAATTGATGAGGACTCCATCCATCAAGTGGGCAACACTTGCTATTCATTCAATTTGAGTGCTGTGGCATGCAAATTGACGAGGCTCGGCATTCAGCGCtttataaattaatcatttGCGGTCTTAGCCGAATGTTGATTAATGGCGACAAGTCTAGGAGCTGCACTTAATTCGCCTGAGTTCGAAGAAAATCCTAAAACAATGCCAAGTTTGCCACAAACTTAAATGGCAAACACACAAGCGCCACATGCCGCCACTCAAACTGAAGCATACTTACAGGCACTCCATAAGCATCATGTTTATAGACAcccatacaaacacacacacttacacacactctCAGCTGTAGATAACTGTAAATAGCTCCCCCAGGGATGTTTAGCGACAGCAACGTCTGTCATCCCTCAGGGCTGCCTTCGGGGTTGCGCTCgctttgaattcaattaaagtgcTGCGGCCTGAAATTGCCACAATTTATGGCACTTGCCTCACTCGTTCACTGTTCGTGCCTCCAACGAGGGGTGTGAGGCAGGACGAGGCGAAGGCACAGGGGGTAGCTTAGTGttaattgtttgtaatttgtaattgaatgtcatttaataatatttgtggcTCGTTCTGATTTGACTCTTTGCAGCGCCGATTCGATCACCTGGAATCCACACAAGCTCATGGGAGCGCTGCTCCAGTGCTCGACGATTCACTTCAAGGAGGATGTGAGTAGCAAAACtctttatttagaaatatgaTTTGAATAgtagtttaatatttaaaaataagagcAAGCCTTTTAATACCTTCTACAAAGACTTTCAATCAACTAAGTTTCGATTCATGCAACATTTATACACAGTTCAGAacttattataacttttttacCAACaaatccgtctgtccgtccgtccacCGATAAAAACATCTCgctctcagagactataagactTAAAGCTATGAAACTTTGTAATcaatcttaaattttattattctaattaaattaaaataaaacaaggtTAGCAATAGGGGtttcatatttgtataataagaAGAAACCTGTCAATACCTTCTATAAAGGTTTTCAGTCAACTAAGTTTCAATTCATGTAACACAGATAAAGGCAGTTCAGGTCTTATTCtgacttatgtatgtatatcagtTGACTCAATACCAACaagtccgtctgtccgtccgtccacCACCAAAATCATCTCTATTTTAGAGACTATAAAGACTTAAAGCTATAAAACTTTCTATTCAATcgtacattttattattctaattaACACCAACAGAAGATTCTACAAAAGGAAACAATCTTAGGAgatattcttttaaaatagtttttaaatgaaatataatttttggtatatttataacacTTAAGTATACCAGTTTTTCTTCTGCACAagacataaatttatatttaaggaaagtatatttttttttttataaatttaaatgttgttaataTATTACCTACTTTAAAGGGTTTTTTCAAGTTGAGTACACTTGAATTTTCATTCctatttttttgcaatgcaGCGTTCCCAACATTCTTGTGCATATCacaatgtttgttgtttatccAAAGAATTCCAATTGTATTTCGAACAATTCCTTGTTATTTTTCATGCCAAACAAATGGTAGACAGGCAGTCTAGCAGAGTCAGGTTTGTCGACTGCTCCGAGGGGTTGTCGCAGCTCGATGGCACAATGAATGAGCACAAAACCTTGCAATAGAAACACCCTTCGAATTGGtctctttttatatttctattttgttgGGGAGTATTAGTATGCTGTGCAATATGTTGCCATCGGTCACAGTTGCGCCTTTTGGCAGGcggaattttaattaaaatttcaacttgaCTTATGAGCACTGAAACCCCAAAACTTCAATACTTTTATTTCCGCCACAGGGTCTGCTCATCAGCTGCAACCAGATGTCGGCCGAGTATCTGTTCATGACCGATAAGCAGTACGATATCAGCTACGATACTGGCGATAAGGTCATCCAATGTGGTCGCCACAACGACATCTTCAAGCTCTGGCTGCAATGGCGTGCCAAGGGCACCGAGGGCTTTGAGAAGCAGCAGGATCGCTTGATGGAACTGGTGCAATATCAGCTGAAGCGCATTCGCGAGCAATCCGATCGCTTCCACTTGATCTTGGAGCCCGAGTGCGTCAACGTTTCGTTCTGGTATGTACCCAAGCGTTTGCGTGGCGTTCCCCATGACAGCAAGAAGGAAGTGGAGCTGGGCAAGATCTGTCCCATCATCAAGGGACGCATGATGCAGAAGGGTACACTCATGGTGGGCTATCAGCCCGATGATCGCAGACCCAACTTCTTCCGTTCGATCATCTCGTCGGCTGCCGTCACCGAGGAGGATGTGGACTTTATGCTCGATGAGATTCATCGGCTGGGCGATGATTTGTAAGTTGGTTCTCAAGCATTAGTTTTCCAAAAATCCAGAGATCAATGTAGCTACAACTATTGCGTAGTTCATACAACCAAGAAGTATCTTTAAGGTAAAAAGCATATCATAAGAACGCAAAATAACTTCCAACTTATCAAAAGTTCAATGTTGctgtaaatttgtttgaaatgaaaaacgaaataagaaatacgaaaaaaaattaaattataaaatgaaatgttaacTATTTAAATGTTACGTTTGATTCCGTTCTTCAGTTAAGTCATTTGTAAGCATCAGGCCAGTGTTGGAAAACTACTTATTAACTATGTACTCACATACTTATAATCAAAGTGTTGCAAAATGATTAAAGAACAATGCCAAGTTGATTTTACGTTTCACattcaaagaaaacaaatgtttattaCGACTGTTGCAcattataaacaaatcaaatattatatatagtgaAAAAACCCCCCATA encodes the following:
- the LOC133845149 gene encoding glutamate decarboxylase; translated protein: MSLNPNGYKLSDRTGKLTAFDLMPTTVSAGPETREFLLKVIDVLLDFVKATNDRNEKVLDFHHPEDMKRLLDLDVPDRALPLQQLIEDCATTLKYQVKTGHPHFFNQLSCGLDLVSMAGEWLTATANTNMFTYEIAPVFILMENVVLTKMREIIGWSGGDSILAPGGSISNLYAFLAARHKMFPNYKEHGSVGLPGTLVMFTSDQCHYSIKSCAAVCGLGTDHCIVVPSDEHGKMITSELERLILERKAKGDIPFFVNATAGTTVLGAFDDINTIADICQKYNCWMHIDAAWGGGLLMSRKHRHPRLTGVERADSITWNPHKLMGALLQCSTIHFKEDGLLISCNQMSAEYLFMTDKQYDISYDTGDKVIQCGRHNDIFKLWLQWRAKGTEGFEKQQDRLMELVQYQLKRIREQSDRFHLILEPECVNVSFWYVPKRLRGVPHDSKKEVELGKICPIIKGRMMQKGTLMVGYQPDDRRPNFFRSIISSAAVTEEDVDFMLDEIHRLGDDL